From the genome of Actinomycetota bacterium:
CCTGCCCCAGCCCAGCATGGCCCCGGCCGATGCCACTACGGGACGGGGACTGGCCCTGGTCGACGCCCTGGCCAACGCCTGGGGAGACGGCCGTCACGGCCGGGGCAAGACCGTGTGGTTCGAGGTGCGTCCGCTCAGCCGTCCATCCTGAGCACGCTCGCCACACCGCTGACCTCCAGCGCCTTGCGGGCCTGGGGGCGAGGCGAGCGGAGGCACAGCTCCCTGCCCTCCGGACTCAGCGCCTTGTACGCCCGCAGCAGGACATTGAGTCCTTGGGAGTCAATGAACGTCACTCCCGAGAGATCGACGATCACCTCGCCTTGACCGGCGGCGATCGCCTCGGACAGGGCCACCCAGAGCCCGGGGGAGCTGGCTATGTCGATCTCCCCGGTGGCGACCACCACTCGGGTCCCGTTCATGCCGACCAGGTGGAACTGCTCCACCCCGGACCCGGGCCTGCTGGCGCTGCGCGGTTGCTGGTCGAAGTCTTGTCGCTGTAGCTCCATGACAACCTCCGGTGCTTCTCCAACCGGCGCAAATTTACCTCGACCGGGCAAGGAGAGGCGTCGCGATCACCCTCTGGAGCCGCGTGGGTTACGCCGGCGGGCTGAGGCGGTGACGAGGCGGTCGATCGGAACGGCCCCACCCTGGTTCAACCGACGGCGGCGCTGAACCCAGCCAAGCCCGCGAGTGCAGCCAGCGGTTCTTCCACGCACATCCCTTACCTGTTGCTCGCCCGGTGTGAGTCCCGTTTGGAGATGGAAGGCTCATTTCCAGCCCTCGCCCGTTGTCCCCAGCTGCGGGCGGGACTCCCTTTTGAGCCTCCCGTGTCGACGATCGGGCAGAGCTTCACTCTGCCCGTCCGGCGTGCATCGCGAACGCCCTGATCCGGCCCCGTGGCCCTGCGGCCACCCGCGCTCGTCCCGCACCCCGACGTAAGAAGGCATCAGACGGCGACGGGCCGGGTATCTGTTGGTCATGGTTATCGAGCGGCAAAGAAGTAGACGAGGCATCGTGGCCTCGCTGATCGGGGTGCTCATCCTGGCGCTGGTGATCATTGCGGCGGTCGTGGTCTTCGCCAAGGACGACAGCTCGGCCAAGCGGGACGTGACGGTGCAGGCGTGCAACGCCGACCCCACCGGCGACAAGCCCACGGCGTCAGGCCAGATCGTGAATCACTCGTCCAAGACGAGCGACTACGTCGTGCGACTCAAGTTCACCGACGCCCAGGGCAACCAGGTGGCCGAAGGGGTCGACGGCGTCAAGAGCGTCGCCTCGGGCGCGGGCGCAACCTGGACACTAAAAGGCGATCGCGATGCCAGGGGGCCGGTGAAGTGCACCGTGACCGGCGTTACCCGAACCCACCTTCCGGGACAGTAGGACGCGTCGTTAGGCATCGTCGCTCCTGACTCAGTTCTGTTTGGCCTCGCTCCGAGCGACGAAGCGGGCGCGCTCATCCGGGTCCTCGAAACCGATCACCGCCCAGGCCTGGTTCGCACCGGCTCGTCGGAGAGCCTCGACACGGTGGTTGCCGTCTTCGAGCACCAGCTGGTCATCACGGTAGGAGACGATGACCGGAGGAGGTTCGAGGCCTGCCTGGATGTCTCGGCTCAGGTCGTCGATGTCGTCGCGCCAATCGCCCTCGTCGATGGCGCGCACCACCGGGGCGCCCGGCGGACCGGCCAACCGGTTCAGCTGGTCGAGCGGCACCTGCACCGGGCCCAGCCACCAGCGGATCTTGTCGGACAGAAGATCGGCCAGATCGGCGTTGTCGCTGCCTGGGCTGCGGAGGAACTTTGCCACCCATTCCCCCAGCTCCTCCCGATCCGCCGCTGCTCGGGCGGCGTCAGTCGAATAGCCGTCGCCACTGCTCATGGTCGGGTCCCTTATACCCGCTGGGTTCGCTCGGTACCACCACGGAAGCGTCGTCAGGTCGCTCCTGGGGAGGATCGAGATCCAGCAGGTGGCCGGCGTCGTTGTAGTAGCGCAGTAGCCAACGACCCTCAGACGGCTCGTACTCCCACTCCGTCAGCCCGGTGTTCGTGGGGCGCAGATGTGCGCTGGTGGCGGGATCGGCAATGCCGAGCAGCAGACGCATCGACGCGATGATCACCCCGGCGTGGCACACGGCCACCACCGACTCGCCGGCGTGGTCGCGAGCGAATCGTTCGAGAGTCCTGCTCACCCGCTCGTGGAAACTGTTCCAGCTCTCCCCGCCCGGCGCGAACAACCGATCGGGTTCAGCCTCCATGTCGAAAGAGCCGTAGCGGTCGTTGTAATCCAACCAGTCCATCCCGTCGGCCTCGCCGGTGTGAAACTCGCAAAGGTCGCAATCCTGGCCGGAGAGCTCCAACCGGAGACCGGGTGCGACGATGCGCGCCGTCTCGATGGCACGAGGCAGGACGCTCGCGAGGAGGAGGTCGGCGCGCACCTGCCCAGTCCAGGCGAGGTGCTCACGCAGGGCTTCGGCCTGGAGGCGGCCATGTGGGGTCAGACCCGCGCAGCCAGTCGGTCCGGCGATCGGCCCATGGAAGCCGGCGTACGCCTCACCGTGGCGCACGAGGATCAATCGCATGACCCGCCACGGTAACGATCTGCCGCGCCAGGCGGCGTGGTCGCAGAAGTAGTGGACTCGGGCCAAGACGCGACGACCTCGACCGCGGTCAACATGGGGGAACTTCGTCTCAGGACTTGCGAGCCGCGGCCTTTCCGCCCTTGCGGCCGGCAGCCTTGTGCTGTGCGGTCGTGCCGCCTTGCGACGCGTCGCCTCCCGAGCCCGACTTCTTCCCTCCACGCTTGGAAGCGTTGGGTGAGTTGGCGATCTTCGCGGCCCGCTGCTTGGACATACCCTGGTCCTTGAGGGCCTCGTACTGCCTCGGGTTCCTCACGTTGGCCGACTTCGACGGCATCGACTTCTCCTTTCGCTTGTCGGACTCCGGTCCTACTGGTGGCCAAGCGCGCGCGCCAGTTCGTCGCGGCCCATCTTCGAGCGGCCCGCCAGACCATGGCGCTTCGCCTCGGCGTAGAGCTCTTGGCGGGTCTTCGGGGAGGAGCCGCCGGTACGCTTGCGCCTGGCCACTGCGGCGCCCTGCTTGCCGAGCGCCGTACGGGTTTTCGCAGGAAGGTGGGCGATCGAGCGCTTCTTCTGTGCGCCAGCGCGTGCCTTTTTCACATTGCGTTTGGCGGCTGCCACCTGCTTTCGCGTCGCCATGTGGGTCAGCGCCCCATGGCCCGTTCGAACTCGGCCTTGGTCATCTCGGAGCGACCCCATATGTCCTTGTCCCGGGCTTCGTTGTAGGGCATGCCTGCTCCTCTCTCGATCTGTCGTGCCTGGGCCGCCCATCGCGTTCAATGGCATCGCTCCCAGTGCTTCCTACCAATTGCGACCATGAGGGTGCGTGCTCAGAACGCGCCCAAGCTTTGGGCGATGCGCTGGGGTCAGGACGTCTTGGACTGGTCGACCTCGCCTCGCCAAGCGCCGGTCTCGGCACCACGCGACTCGATGTACTCCTTGAAGCGGTTCATGTCTGCCTTGGTCCGACGCCTGATGAAGCCGAGCTTGTCCCCGACCGACTCGGCGATCCCCTGGGGCTCGACCTCCAGCTGGAGCATGACCTTGGTGCGACCATCGCCCAGCCGGTGGAAGGTGACCACCCCCGCCTGCTCGGGGCCAGCCGTGCTCCTCCACGCGATGCGGTCATCGGGCACTTGCTCGGTGATCTCGGCGTCGAACTCTCGCTCGACCCCCGCTACTTCGGTGACCCAGTGCGTCCGTGTGGGGGTGATCTGACGCACTTCGTCGACCCCCTCCATGAAGCGGGGGAACTCCTCGAATTGCGTCCACTGGTTGTACGCCGTGCGTACGGGCACCTCGACTTCGATGGACTCTTCGATGCTCGACATGAGACCTCCTCCGGAGTCGTATGCGGTCCCATCAACGTGCCCTCCTCGGGGCGACACGAAACGACGCGGAGACAACGACGAAGGTCACGGACGACACGACCGCGCCTGCTCCGAGACGCGATCGGTTCGATGGAGGATTGCTCGAGCCAGGTCGTCAGCGTCAAAACAGTGCGAC
Proteins encoded in this window:
- a CDS encoding ATP-binding protein; the protein is MAVTDGNIRLPQPSMAPADATTGRGLALVDALANAWGDGRHGRGKTVWFEVRPLSRPS
- a CDS encoding plasmid stabilization protein; this translates as MATRKQVAAAKRNVKKARAGAQKKRSIAHLPAKTRTALGKQGAAVARRKRTGGSSPKTRQELYAEAKRHGLAGRSKMGRDELARALGHQ
- a CDS encoding histidine phosphatase family protein; translated protein: MRLILVRHGEAYAGFHGPIAGPTGCAGLTPHGRLQAEALREHLAWTGQVRADLLLASVLPRAIETARIVAPGLRLELSGQDCDLCEFHTGEADGMDWLDYNDRYGSFDMEAEPDRLFAPGGESWNSFHERVSRTLERFARDHAGESVVAVCHAGVIIASMRLLLGIADPATSAHLRPTNTGLTEWEYEPSEGRWLLRYYNDAGHLLDLDPPQERPDDASVVVPSEPSGYKGPDHEQWRRLFD
- a CDS encoding STAS domain-containing protein, translated to MELQRQDFDQQPRSASRPGSGVEQFHLVGMNGTRVVVATGEIDIASSPGLWVALSEAIAAGQGEVIVDLSGVTFIDSQGLNVLLRAYKALSPEGRELCLRSPRPQARKALEVSGVASVLRMDG
- a CDS encoding SRPBCC family protein; the protein is MSSIEESIEVEVPVRTAYNQWTQFEEFPRFMEGVDEVRQITPTRTHWVTEVAGVEREFDAEITEQVPDDRIAWRSTAGPEQAGVVTFHRLGDGRTKVMLQLEVEPQGIAESVGDKLGFIRRRTKADMNRFKEYIESRGAETGAWRGEVDQSKTS